Proteins from one Candidatus Roseilinea sp. genomic window:
- a CDS encoding glycosyl transferase produces MNLIAILIVSWNVRELLRACLGSLQRYPATLHEQRVIVVDNASGDGTVEMLRRDFPEVCVVANATNRGFTGGSNDGLRHIAQSATPACVLLLNPDAEVTPGALDALLACAEAHPQAGVIGPQLRYPDGDVQSSRRRFPTFWTALFESTWLQPIAPRAVLDHYYVRDRRDDEACEVDWVVGAAMLVRWEAYRQVGGLDERNFFMYSEELDWCRRIKAAGWQVLYEPRARVVHHEGKSSAQVSAQRMIYFNTSKVRYFAKHHGRVQAGLLRAALLGMFAWQCGLEGAKWLLGHRRALRAERMRAYARVLRSGLR; encoded by the coding sequence GTGAACTTGATTGCGATTCTCATTGTGAGTTGGAACGTGCGCGAGCTGCTGCGCGCATGCCTGGGCTCGCTGCAGCGTTACCCGGCCACCTTGCACGAACAGCGCGTCATCGTCGTGGACAACGCCTCCGGCGATGGAACCGTGGAGATGTTGCGACGCGACTTCCCAGAGGTTTGCGTTGTGGCGAATGCCACCAACCGTGGCTTCACAGGCGGCAGCAATGACGGCCTGCGCCACATCGCTCAGTCCGCGACGCCCGCATGCGTTTTGTTGCTCAACCCCGATGCGGAGGTGACGCCCGGCGCGCTCGATGCGCTGCTCGCCTGCGCCGAGGCCCACCCCCAGGCCGGCGTGATCGGTCCGCAGTTGCGCTATCCCGATGGGGACGTGCAGTCCTCGCGCCGGCGCTTCCCGACGTTTTGGACGGCGCTGTTTGAGAGCACTTGGTTGCAGCCGATTGCGCCGCGCGCGGTGCTCGACCACTACTACGTTCGCGATCGTCGCGATGACGAAGCTTGCGAAGTGGACTGGGTGGTCGGCGCGGCGATGCTTGTGCGCTGGGAAGCCTACCGTCAGGTGGGCGGCCTGGACGAGCGCAACTTCTTCATGTACTCCGAGGAGCTGGACTGGTGCCGGCGCATCAAGGCGGCCGGCTGGCAAGTGCTCTACGAGCCGCGCGCCCGGGTGGTGCATCACGAAGGCAAGAGCAGCGCGCAAGTCTCGGCGCAGCGCATGATCTACTTCAACACCAGCAAGGTGCGCTATTTCGCCAAGCATCACGGCCGGGTGCAGGCCGGCTTGTTGCGTGCGGCGCTGTTGGGCATGTTCGCCTGGCAGTGTGGGCTGGAGGGCGCCAAGTGGCTACTCGGCCATCGGCGCGCGCTGCGGGCCGAGCGCATGCGCGCTTACGCCCGGGTCTTGCGCTCCGGGCTGCGATGA
- the ispB gene encoding octaprenyl-diphosphate synthase: protein MSHTTSNSRPNSKGGAIQRAQELVKQQLADVETTLRHLPDLQPAELREAVERIVASGGKRIRPVITLLIAGMLGRLDDPRAVDLASAVEMLHTATLVHDDLIDGSLVRRGAATLNAMWTPAATVLTGDYLFAVAANLAARTESVRVMSIFADTLGVIVAGELQQQFTDFALRATRDDYYRRIYSKTASMFVLAAAAAGVVCNATEAQITALHDYGRDLGIAFQVMDDVLDFTGEQASIGKPVGSDLRRGLITLPTICYIEAHGKEGLECALRGECDPQTYDRIVAQIRASDAIASSLHEADAIAQNAKKALQGFPDNPYRATLIDLVDYTLERTN from the coding sequence GTGTCGCATACAACCAGTAACAGTCGCCCGAATTCCAAAGGAGGAGCCATACAACGCGCGCAAGAGCTTGTGAAGCAGCAGCTTGCCGATGTAGAAACAACGCTCCGGCATCTGCCCGACCTCCAGCCGGCTGAGTTGCGCGAGGCGGTCGAACGCATCGTCGCCAGCGGCGGCAAGCGTATCCGGCCGGTGATCACGCTGCTGATCGCCGGCATGCTGGGCCGGCTGGATGACCCGCGCGCGGTGGATCTGGCCAGCGCTGTGGAGATGCTGCACACGGCCACACTGGTTCACGACGACCTGATAGACGGCTCGTTGGTGCGGCGCGGCGCGGCGACGCTGAACGCCATGTGGACGCCGGCAGCGACCGTGCTGACCGGCGATTACCTCTTCGCCGTGGCGGCCAACCTGGCGGCGCGCACCGAGAGCGTCCGCGTGATGAGCATCTTTGCCGACACGCTCGGCGTGATCGTCGCCGGTGAGCTACAACAACAGTTCACCGACTTCGCCCTCCGCGCGACGCGCGACGACTACTATCGCCGTATCTACAGCAAGACGGCTTCGATGTTCGTGTTAGCTGCTGCCGCCGCCGGCGTGGTCTGCAATGCGACCGAAGCGCAGATCACCGCGCTGCACGATTATGGGCGCGACCTCGGCATCGCCTTCCAGGTGATGGACGATGTGCTCGACTTCACCGGCGAGCAGGCCAGCATTGGCAAGCCGGTCGGCAGCGACCTGCGGCGCGGCTTGATCACGCTGCCCACAATTTGCTACATCGAGGCGCATGGGAAGGAGGGACTGGAGTGCGCCCTGCGCGGCGAGTGTGACCCGCAGACCTACGATCGCATCGTGGCGCAAATTCGCGCCTCGGACGCCATTGCGAGTTCGTTGCACGAAGCCGACGCAATTGCCCAGAACGCGAAGAAAGCCCTGCAAGGCTTCCCCGATAACCCGTATCGCGCTACGTTGATTGACTTGGTGGACTACACGCTCGAGCGCACCAATTGA
- the yabD gene encoding putative metal-dependent hydrolase YabD, with amino-acid sequence MEHEAVGQVEQVELFDTHCHLDVAAFDPDRDVAIARARAAGVVHFLNPAYDLESSRRAVALAQVHVGVVAAVGVHPNDAADFGEAHLAELRALAHAPQVVAIGEIGLDYHWQTTPRDRQAQAFIAQLALARELNLPVIVHCRDAYDDALVLLREHGRGLPGLVMHAFSGRMEHLCAALALDFYIGVGGPVTYPNAKTLRDVVKTAPLERIVVETDSPYLAPQSHRGRRNEPAYLVEVAHAVAELRRQSIRDIARITTDNGRRLFRLN; translated from the coding sequence ATGGAGCATGAGGCGGTCGGTCAGGTCGAGCAAGTTGAGTTGTTCGATACCCATTGTCATTTAGATGTGGCCGCGTTCGATCCCGATCGCGATGTGGCCATCGCGCGGGCGCGCGCGGCTGGCGTGGTGCACTTCCTCAACCCAGCCTATGACCTGGAGAGCAGCCGGCGTGCCGTGGCCTTGGCTCAGGTGCATGTTGGCGTCGTCGCTGCGGTGGGCGTGCATCCCAACGACGCAGCGGATTTTGGCGAAGCACATCTGGCTGAATTGCGCGCATTGGCGCATGCGCCGCAAGTCGTCGCCATCGGCGAAATCGGTCTGGATTACCACTGGCAGACCACGCCGCGCGACCGGCAGGCGCAAGCATTCATCGCGCAACTAGCGCTGGCGCGCGAACTGAACCTGCCGGTGATCGTGCATTGCCGTGATGCTTACGATGATGCGTTAGTGCTGCTGCGTGAGCACGGGCGCGGCTTGCCGGGGCTAGTCATGCACGCTTTCTCCGGGCGCATGGAGCATCTGTGCGCTGCGCTGGCGCTGGACTTTTACATCGGTGTCGGCGGTCCGGTCACCTATCCCAACGCCAAGACACTGCGCGACGTGGTCAAAACTGCCCCGTTGGAACGCATCGTCGTCGAGACCGATTCGCCCTATCTCGCGCCGCAGTCGCATCGCGGCCGGCGCAATGAGCCGGCCTACCTGGTCGAAGTCGCGCACGCAGTCGCCGAATTGCGCCGGCAGTCCATACGTGACATTGCGCGCATTACGACGGATAATGGGCGCCGATTGTTTCGATTGAACTGA
- a CDS encoding phosphoesterase: protein MIQIKFGTDGWRGRMADDYTFANVRRCAEGYARYILTTPKAGESSQPAVVIGYDRRFQSENFAAAAAEVLAGHGLKVWLTDGATPTPVIAFAVSAKRAIGAINITASHNPPQDNGFKVRDHTGGAIAPDGLAQIEAAIPASDAEVKRLDFDKALSQGLIERFDPSVEYIANLERLVDLRAIANAGLKVLVDPMWGNGAGWLPRLIGGAKTEVVEIHSARNPIFPEMTRPEPIPPNVNVALARTKEIGANCCCITDGDADRCGFGDERGGFINQLRAYALLALYLLEIRGERGPIVKTLSTTSMLNKLGALYGVPVYETGVGFKYVAPKMTETNAMIGGEESGGYAFRGNAPERDGILANLYFLDLQVRTGKTPTQLIDWLFEKVGPHYYDRVDSPIDPQQREAIQARLRAAQPATIAGLKVVGKDMTDGYKFLFADGGWLLIRMSGTEPLMRVYCETREASLVEPVLQDGVKIAHGA, encoded by the coding sequence ATGATCCAAATTAAATTTGGGACGGATGGCTGGCGCGGGCGCATGGCAGACGACTATACATTTGCCAATGTGCGGCGCTGCGCTGAAGGTTACGCGCGCTATATCCTGACAACGCCCAAGGCGGGGGAATCGTCGCAGCCGGCGGTCGTCATCGGCTACGATAGGCGCTTCCAGTCAGAAAACTTCGCCGCCGCGGCAGCCGAAGTGCTCGCCGGCCACGGCCTGAAGGTGTGGCTGACCGACGGCGCAACGCCTACGCCGGTCATCGCTTTCGCCGTGAGCGCCAAACGGGCGATCGGCGCGATCAACATCACCGCCAGTCACAATCCGCCGCAAGACAATGGCTTCAAGGTGCGCGACCACACCGGCGGCGCGATTGCTCCCGATGGCCTGGCGCAGATCGAAGCAGCCATCCCTGCTTCGGACGCTGAGGTCAAGCGGCTGGACTTCGACAAAGCGCTGTCGCAAGGCCTGATCGAACGCTTCGATCCGTCGGTCGAATATATCGCTAACCTCGAACGTCTGGTGGATCTCAGGGCCATCGCCAATGCCGGCCTGAAGGTGCTCGTGGACCCAATGTGGGGCAACGGCGCCGGCTGGTTGCCGCGATTGATCGGCGGGGCGAAGACGGAGGTCGTCGAGATTCACAGCGCGCGCAACCCGATCTTCCCAGAGATGACGCGCCCGGAGCCGATCCCGCCCAATGTGAACGTCGCCCTGGCCAGGACGAAGGAAATCGGCGCGAACTGCTGCTGCATCACCGATGGCGACGCCGACCGGTGTGGCTTCGGCGACGAACGCGGCGGCTTCATCAACCAGTTGCGCGCCTATGCCCTGCTGGCGCTGTATTTGCTGGAGATTCGCGGTGAGCGCGGCCCGATCGTCAAGACGCTCAGCACCACCTCGATGCTCAACAAGCTGGGTGCGCTTTACGGTGTGCCCGTCTATGAGACCGGTGTGGGCTTCAAATACGTCGCGCCCAAGATGACCGAGACGAACGCCATGATCGGCGGCGAGGAGAGCGGCGGCTATGCCTTTCGCGGCAACGCCCCGGAGCGCGATGGCATCTTGGCCAACCTGTACTTCCTTGATCTGCAAGTGCGCACGGGCAAGACGCCGACGCAGTTGATTGACTGGCTCTTCGAGAAAGTGGGCCCCCACTACTACGACCGCGTGGACTCGCCGATAGACCCGCAACAGCGCGAAGCGATCCAGGCGCGCCTGCGCGCAGCGCAGCCGGCGACGATCGCCGGCTTGAAGGTGGTCGGCAAAGACATGACCGACGGCTATAAGTTCCTCTTCGCAGACGGCGGCTGGCTGCTCATTCGCATGTCCGGCACGGAGCCGCTGATGCGCGTGTATTGCGAAACGCGGGAGGCGTCGCTGGTCGAGCCGGTGTTGCAAGACGGGGTCAAGATCGCGCATGGAGCATGA
- the gmd gene encoding GDP-mannose 4,6-dehydratase, with amino-acid sequence MPKKTALITGITGQDGSYLAEFLLEQGYHVVGMVRRTSTINFDRIRHIQEQIDIVQGDLLDQSSLMEIIREYQPDEVYNLAAQSFVPTSFSQPVLTGEFTALGVTRLLEAIRHIKPDARFYQASSSEMFGKVVEVPQRETTPFHPRSPYGVAKVYGHWITVNYRESYGLFACSGILFNHESPRRGLEFVTHKVTHAAARIKLGLQRELRLGNLDARRDWGYAGDYVRGMWMMLQHDQPDDYVLATGETHSVRELCEVAFGYLGLNWEDYVVVDPKYYRPAEVDLLIGDASKAGRVLGWEPQVNFEQLVRMMVDADLQSLHNNKG; translated from the coding sequence ATGCCAAAGAAGACAGCACTCATCACCGGCATTACCGGACAGGACGGCTCGTATCTGGCCGAGTTTTTGCTCGAGCAGGGTTATCACGTGGTCGGCATGGTGCGCCGTACCAGCACCATCAACTTTGATCGCATCAGGCACATCCAGGAGCAGATTGATATTGTGCAGGGTGACCTGCTTGACCAGTCGTCGCTCATGGAGATCATCCGCGAATATCAGCCGGACGAGGTGTATAACCTGGCGGCGCAGTCGTTTGTGCCCACCTCGTTCAGCCAGCCGGTGCTCACCGGCGAGTTCACGGCGCTGGGCGTGACGCGGCTGCTGGAGGCGATCCGGCACATCAAGCCCGATGCGCGCTTCTACCAGGCGTCATCGTCCGAGATGTTCGGCAAAGTGGTGGAGGTGCCGCAGCGCGAAACGACGCCCTTTCACCCGCGCAGCCCATACGGCGTCGCGAAGGTATACGGACACTGGATCACGGTGAATTATCGCGAGAGCTATGGTCTATTTGCGTGCAGCGGCATCTTGTTCAATCACGAAAGCCCCCGGCGCGGCTTGGAGTTTGTTACGCACAAAGTGACGCACGCCGCCGCGCGCATCAAGCTGGGTCTGCAACGCGAACTGCGCCTGGGTAACCTGGACGCGCGACGCGACTGGGGTTACGCCGGCGATTACGTGCGCGGCATGTGGATGATGCTGCAGCATGATCAACCCGATGACTACGTGCTTGCCACCGGTGAGACCCACTCCGTGCGCGAGTTGTGCGAGGTGGCATTTGGCTACCTCGGCTTGAACTGGGAGGACTACGTTGTGGTAGACCCGAAATACTATCGGCCGGCCGAGGTGGATTTGCTCATCGGCGACGCCAGCAAGGCCGGTCGCGTGTTGGGCTGGGAGCCGCAAGTCAACTTCGAACAGCTCGTGCGCATGATGGTGGACGCCGACCTGCAATCACTACACAACAATAAGGGGTGA
- a CDS encoding GDP-mannose 4,6-dehydratase, with translation MRVLITGMSGFAGRHLTDLLLKTTHWTLIGVSRTTQGDRPSPRVLWWKMDLRDADATLRLLRYERPDIIIHLAAQSHVPTAWKQPWETFEANVRAQLNLFEGAIAAKLSPRFLIVSSNEVYGRPASEHDLPFREERPLQPTNPYAVSKATQELMALQYHISHGYDVVIARPFNHFGPGQDVRFVASDFARQIVEIELGKREPVMHLGNMQAKRDFTDVRDIVRAYLALIQRADGGYAYNVCSGTPRSIQSLLDTMLTMTTARVEQRSDPSRFRIADTPVSYGDPARIREATGWEPRIPFEQTIADLLDYWREQLSRDAQDLGRKT, from the coding sequence ATGCGCGTGCTCATCACGGGAATGTCTGGCTTTGCCGGCAGGCATCTCACCGATCTACTCCTGAAGACGACCCACTGGACGTTGATTGGCGTGTCACGCACCACGCAGGGTGACCGCCCCAGCCCGCGCGTCTTGTGGTGGAAGATGGATTTACGCGATGCCGACGCTACCCTGCGCCTATTGCGCTACGAGCGCCCCGACATCATCATTCACCTGGCTGCGCAGTCGCACGTGCCGACGGCCTGGAAGCAACCCTGGGAGACGTTCGAAGCCAACGTGCGCGCTCAGCTCAATTTATTCGAGGGCGCGATTGCTGCTAAACTATCGCCCCGTTTTCTCATCGTGTCGAGCAACGAGGTGTATGGCCGACCCGCGTCCGAGCATGACCTGCCCTTTCGCGAAGAGCGACCCTTGCAACCGACCAACCCCTACGCGGTGAGCAAGGCGACACAAGAGCTGATGGCGCTTCAGTATCACATCAGCCACGGGTACGACGTGGTGATCGCTCGCCCGTTCAACCACTTCGGGCCGGGACAGGATGTGCGCTTTGTGGCGTCGGATTTTGCTCGGCAGATCGTCGAGATCGAGCTGGGCAAGCGCGAGCCGGTCATGCATCTGGGCAACATGCAGGCCAAGCGCGATTTCACGGACGTGCGCGACATCGTCCGGGCGTATCTGGCGCTGATTCAGCGCGCCGACGGTGGGTATGCATACAACGTGTGCAGCGGCACGCCGCGCTCGATTCAGTCCCTGCTGGACACGATGCTCACTATGACGACTGCGCGCGTGGAGCAGCGCAGCGACCCGTCGCGCTTCCGCATCGCCGATACGCCCGTGAGCTACGGCGACCCGGCGCGCATCCGCGAGGCAACGGGTTGGGAGCCGCGCATTCCGTTTGAGCAGACCATCGCCGACCTTCTGGATTACTGGCGGGAGCAGCTCAGTCGCGATGCGCAGGATCTGGGACGTAAAACTTGA
- a CDS encoding endonuclease III — MTDVKDGRAIQKRRDANERSLVADERALRRRAKIVHEKLLATYGEPQWTRLDGVSELVATILSQNTNDGNRDLAYARLRARFPTWEAVRDAPVEAVIEAIRPAGLANQKGPRIQLALRHITEARGKLDIDFLAQMPVDQARRWLLDIKGIGPKTAAIVLLFCYDKPVFPVDTHVHRVTGRLGLRPPKLTADQTHEWMEHICPPGAQFAFHINLIRHGRAVCHARNPECTRCPLRRRCDYFRRHIQTRGSAHCHGLRKAAEANSSAQKSR; from the coding sequence ATGACGGATGTGAAAGATGGGCGGGCGATTCAGAAACGACGCGACGCGAATGAGCGATCGCTGGTGGCGGATGAGCGCGCGCTGAGGCGCAGGGCGAAGATCGTCCATGAGAAGTTGTTAGCGACCTACGGCGAGCCGCAGTGGACGCGGCTCGACGGGGTGAGCGAACTGGTCGCGACCATCCTCTCACAGAACACCAACGACGGCAACCGCGATCTGGCCTACGCCCGGCTGCGTGCGCGCTTCCCGACCTGGGAGGCCGTGCGAGATGCGCCGGTGGAAGCGGTCATCGAGGCCATTCGCCCAGCCGGCCTGGCCAACCAAAAAGGCCCGCGCATTCAGTTGGCCCTGCGACACATTACCGAAGCGCGCGGCAAGCTGGACATAGACTTCCTCGCCCAGATGCCGGTGGATCAGGCGCGGCGGTGGCTGCTCGACATCAAAGGCATCGGGCCGAAGACAGCGGCCATCGTGCTGCTGTTCTGCTACGACAAACCCGTCTTTCCGGTGGACACGCATGTCCATCGCGTGACCGGGCGGCTTGGCCTCCGCCCCCCGAAGCTAACCGCCGATCAGACGCATGAGTGGATGGAACACATCTGTCCGCCCGGCGCGCAGTTCGCCTTCCACATCAACCTGATTCGGCATGGGCGAGCGGTCTGCCACGCGCGCAACCCGGAGTGCACGCGCTGCCCGCTGCGGCGTCGGTGCGATTACTTTCGCAGACATATTCAAACCCGGGGAAGCGCCCACTGCCACGGGCTGCGAAAGGCAGCCGAAGCGAACTCCTCAGCGCAGAAATCACGGTAA
- a CDS encoding hydrolase, whose translation MPQSLTVFRAVIFDMDGLMLDTEALAREAWFETMRRWGYELTDEVYLRVLGTTGARTCDIFREAFGPDLPIERMYADKQRYLDEAIAAGRITVKPGLSELLDWLDAQRIPKAVASSTARALVLKKLGRVNLAGRFDAIVGGDEVARGKPEPDVFLEAAHRLGVPPRACVALEDSENGARAAYAAGMRVIMIPDLKLPDDEIRALADCVLPSLREAHQLLRAAQHARTTAA comes from the coding sequence ATGCCCCAATCGCTGACAGTCTTTCGCGCCGTTATTTTTGACATGGACGGCTTGATGCTCGATACCGAGGCACTGGCCCGCGAAGCGTGGTTCGAGACCATGCGCCGCTGGGGGTATGAATTAACCGACGAGGTGTATTTGCGCGTGCTCGGCACGACCGGCGCGCGCACCTGCGACATCTTCCGTGAAGCATTTGGCCCCGACCTCCCTATCGAGAGAATGTATGCCGACAAGCAGCGCTACTTGGACGAAGCGATTGCAGCAGGTCGCATCACCGTCAAGCCGGGGCTGAGCGAGTTGCTCGATTGGCTTGACGCGCAGCGCATCCCTAAAGCCGTCGCCAGTTCAACCGCGCGCGCCCTGGTGTTGAAGAAGCTCGGCCGAGTCAACCTGGCCGGTCGTTTTGACGCAATCGTCGGCGGAGACGAAGTGGCGCGCGGCAAACCTGAGCCGGATGTCTTCTTGGAAGCCGCGCATCGCCTGGGTGTGCCGCCCCGCGCATGCGTCGCGCTCGAAGACTCGGAGAACGGCGCGCGCGCGGCCTACGCCGCAGGCATGCGCGTCATCATGATCCCTGACCTGAAACTACCCGACGATGAGATTCGCGCGCTCGCCGATTGCGTCTTGCCCTCGCTACGCGAGGCGCATCAGCTCCTGCGCGCGGCGCAGCACGCGCGAACGACGGCAGCATGA